The proteins below come from a single Natranaerofaba carboxydovora genomic window:
- a CDS encoding GGDEF domain-containing protein — MVQYLWEKYATNNFAFSKEDPDYRRVYLLNIILALGMVVLVSFAVLNIIIFTMTYLVILNIFSFILLIAISVYFHKTLNLEKTALLTTLLIILVLVIYFQLKEYRDYALYWITVIPPVVYFLLEKKKGRVVTAVFLGFMLFFILSRYQGWVEESFTTDSIYNIVIASLAMTVMIGYYELSREEAFAALKEKNEELTEISIKDTLTGLYNRLKLDQVLEYEVNRSNRTGEGFSVIMADLDRFKLINDTYGHIKGDHLLIKISDIMRSSCRKIDIVGRWGGEEFLIICPGVNTAGGINLAERIRSSIENHPFEEVGQVTISLGVATYSPGDTRETIVKAADYALYKAKEKGRNRVEY, encoded by the coding sequence ATGGTCCAATATCTATGGGAAAAATATGCAACGAATAATTTTGCATTTTCGAAAGAAGACCCTGATTATAGAAGGGTTTACCTACTGAATATTATTCTAGCCCTTGGCATGGTGGTGTTAGTTTCTTTTGCCGTTTTGAATATAATTATTTTTACAATGACTTATTTAGTGATTTTGAATATATTTTCTTTTATATTATTAATTGCTATTTCAGTTTATTTTCATAAAACTCTAAACTTAGAGAAGACAGCCTTATTAACGACTTTGTTGATAATTTTAGTTTTGGTGATATATTTTCAGCTAAAAGAGTATAGGGACTATGCCTTGTATTGGATTACAGTGATTCCACCTGTTGTTTATTTTCTACTTGAAAAAAAGAAGGGTAGGGTAGTAACAGCAGTTTTTTTAGGGTTTATGTTGTTTTTTATATTGAGTAGGTATCAAGGATGGGTAGAAGAAAGCTTTACTACAGATTCAATATATAATATAGTAATAGCCTCCTTGGCGATGACTGTAATGATAGGCTATTATGAGCTAAGTAGGGAAGAAGCTTTTGCTGCCCTAAAGGAAAAGAATGAAGAACTAACTGAGATTTCCATTAAGGATACCCTAACAGGACTATATAATAGGCTTAAGTTGGACCAAGTTTTAGAATATGAAGTCAATAGAAGCAATAGAACCGGAGAGGGTTTTTCTGTGATTATGGCTGATTTGGACAGGTTCAAACTTATAAACGATACCTATGGTCATATAAAAGGGGATCATTTGTTGATCAAAATTTCAGATATCATGAGAAGTTCATGCAGGAAAATAGATATAGTAGGAAGATGGGGAGGCGAAGAGTTTTTAATTATCTGCCCGGGCGTTAATACTGCTGGAGGGATAAATTTAGCCGAAAGGATAAGAAGTAGTATTGAGAATCATCCCTTTGAAGAAGTGGGACAAGTAACTATAAGCTTAGGAGTTGCAACATATTCTCCAGGTGATACCAGGGAAACTATCGTAAAAGCCGCTGATTATGCCCTATATAAGGCAAAAGAAAAAGGTAGAAATAGAGTTGAATATTAA
- the oraE gene encoding D-ornithine 4,5-aminomutase subunit OraE produces the protein MSQTNLIDRLNVENILEDLESYSPRRVGWNWRNVKNNLQLGPFEYSQVSEPLRNSQPLPAAEFFDDIDPQPEPVITSEIASGRFEDDIRRMRMAAWHGADHMMVIRTAGQSHYDGLIEGTPEGIGGVPISRKQLRATRKALDIIEDEVGRPINLHSYVSGVAGPEVALLFAEEGVNGAHQDPQYNILYRNVNMLRSVVDAGVAKRLMVASGMLQIDGAHNANATTREAWKVKPELLVQHGINTAFSRKIGIPDELIALSSVPPTAPPAPSLKYDLPYAVAIRELFPNNIIRAQMNTKYITSDTREATVTHVLNLMISRLTRAEIQSTITPDEGRNVPWHHFSIQGVDTAKQALVGMDGLNELVSINRDGFLGEQIREYKERAVLFLEDIAIEGGYFNAVQKGYFVDSGEYPERNKDGIKREVNGGVGAETIVKREEDYLAPVCHHFGYNSVTQENMCQEYGGCTLCDRTKISYIDELDDNDNVNERLNKTKEYRTGDKFLPEVEWAGDGFVSMNIFFPIPYREAERAAVYMGEKLGLQDVEVIHSEAIHPEEGTYVEIKGRVDLELYRSNFTGLKEEESLLSDDEITEFVKNNGIKVVAGTVGEDEHSVGMKEIIDIKHGGLEAYGVESRYLGTSVPIEKLIDACIEENAKAILISTIITHGDVHKKNMKKLHQLATEKGIRDRVILVAGGPRVTNSMAKEIGLNAGFGKKTKGKDVASFLVMELKKRMTAIKS, from the coding sequence ATGTCACAAACAAACTTAATAGATAGATTAAATGTTGAAAACATTCTTGAAGATTTAGAGAGTTACTCACCAAGAAGGGTGGGGTGGAACTGGAGGAATGTAAAAAATAATCTTCAATTAGGCCCTTTTGAATACAGCCAGGTATCTGAACCTTTAAGAAATAGCCAGCCATTACCTGCTGCTGAGTTTTTTGATGATATTGATCCCCAGCCTGAACCGGTAATTACATCTGAGATAGCTTCAGGTAGATTTGAAGATGATATCAGGAGGATGAGGATGGCTGCCTGGCACGGGGCAGATCATATGATGGTTATAAGAACAGCGGGACAAAGTCACTATGATGGTCTTATAGAAGGTACCCCGGAGGGGATAGGTGGCGTTCCCATATCAAGAAAACAGCTTAGAGCTACGAGAAAAGCTTTGGATATTATTGAAGATGAGGTTGGCAGGCCTATTAATTTGCATTCATATGTGAGTGGTGTCGCAGGACCTGAAGTGGCCCTTTTGTTTGCTGAAGAGGGAGTTAACGGGGCTCACCAGGATCCTCAATATAATATTTTGTACAGGAATGTTAATATGCTTAGATCTGTAGTTGATGCTGGAGTCGCCAAAAGATTAATGGTAGCAAGCGGGATGCTTCAAATAGATGGTGCTCATAACGCAAATGCAACAACACGGGAAGCCTGGAAGGTAAAACCTGAATTATTAGTTCAGCACGGAATTAATACAGCTTTTTCGAGGAAAATTGGAATTCCAGATGAATTGATCGCCTTAAGCAGTGTTCCACCTACCGCTCCTCCTGCACCTTCATTAAAATATGATCTACCCTATGCAGTTGCTATAAGAGAGCTGTTTCCAAATAATATTATAAGGGCCCAGATGAACACAAAATATATTACCTCTGATACCAGGGAAGCAACGGTAACCCATGTGCTAAACTTAATGATTAGCCGGCTGACAAGAGCGGAGATACAAAGCACCATAACACCTGATGAAGGACGTAATGTGCCCTGGCATCACTTTAGTATCCAGGGTGTTGATACAGCCAAGCAGGCCCTTGTTGGCATGGATGGTCTTAATGAGCTTGTAAGTATAAACCGTGATGGCTTTTTGGGTGAACAGATACGTGAATATAAAGAAAGGGCAGTATTATTTCTTGAAGATATTGCTATTGAAGGAGGATATTTTAATGCTGTCCAAAAAGGCTATTTTGTAGATTCGGGTGAATATCCAGAAAGAAATAAAGATGGAATAAAAAGAGAGGTTAACGGAGGAGTAGGAGCGGAAACTATAGTAAAAAGAGAAGAAGATTATCTAGCTCCTGTTTGTCATCATTTCGGATATAACAGTGTTACACAAGAAAATATGTGCCAGGAGTACGGCGGGTGTACTCTTTGTGATAGAACCAAAATTTCATACATTGATGAACTTGATGACAACGATAATGTCAATGAAAGGCTCAATAAAACTAAAGAATATAGGACCGGTGACAAGTTCCTGCCAGAAGTAGAATGGGCGGGAGACGGGTTTGTTAGCATGAATATTTTTTTTCCCATACCTTATAGGGAAGCCGAAAGAGCCGCTGTATATATGGGTGAGAAGCTTGGTCTACAAGATGTAGAGGTTATTCATTCTGAAGCTATTCATCCAGAGGAAGGGACGTATGTTGAAATCAAAGGCCGGGTAGATTTGGAACTATATAGGTCAAACTTCACAGGTCTTAAAGAAGAAGAAAGTCTGTTAAGTGATGATGAGATAACAGAGTTTGTGAAAAATAACGGGATAAAAGTAGTTGCCGGAACAGTAGGAGAAGATGAACATTCTGTTGGTATGAAAGAAATTATAGATATTAAACATGGCGGTTTGGAAGCTTATGGGGTTGAAAGTAGATACCTTGGTACTTCAGTTCCTATAGAAAAATTAATTGATGCTTGTATTGAAGAAAATGCAAAGGCTATCTTAATAAGTACAATTATTACTCACGGAGATGTACATAAGAAAAACATGAAAAAACTGCATCAGCTAGCTACAGAAAAAGGGATACGTGACCGGGTTATTCTAGTTGCAGGAGGGCCTAGAGTGACTAACAGCATGGCAAAAGAGATTGGCCTTAATGCAGGCTTTGGCAAAAAGACAAAAGGAAAAGACGTGGCTAGCTTTTTGGTGATGGAATTGAAGAAAAGGATGACTGCTATTAAAAGTTGA
- a CDS encoding glutamate mutase L: MPDIFLVIEVGSTTTVLSLFSYEGELLYQYQYPTTTEDITEGVYRAYSNIKNAPELKERGIELDDNMEQLEVYATSSAAGGLKMTVHGLVCDMTVRAAKEAAFGAGAVISQITAGEMDEYDIKRLLEIDPNIILLAGGVDFGEEDIVLKNAHKISKAGLKVPVIYAGNSTCREKIKDIFDAAKIPVIVVDNVYPELDELNITPTRKAIQKVFQEHIIKGEGIEKLKELTGKNIMPTPGAVFEGGNLLYELVGDLLIIDVGGATTDVHSFTNGSIFYEDLLTSPEPFSKRTVEGDLGVYKNAVSLLEKIRETEELNQLESDIDYEETFGFLDNWSYIPQTKEEEKLLNTLTYEAVNRALKRHSGKIKHRYSATGRKKVMVGKDLTAVKWVVGTGGALTLQKTGKDILRQIIDRSGKDHDHYNDQGGENLLPPKDTEVILDKNYILAASGVVGRSNKDLALKILKNYFVDTLNKKMYTGKVY, from the coding sequence ATGCCTGATATTTTTCTGGTTATAGAAGTAGGAAGCACTACTACAGTGCTTTCTCTTTTTTCTTACGAGGGGGAACTACTGTATCAATATCAATATCCAACCACAACCGAAGATATTACAGAAGGTGTTTATAGGGCCTATTCAAACATAAAAAATGCTCCTGAATTAAAAGAACGAGGCATTGAACTCGATGATAATATGGAACAGTTAGAAGTTTATGCTACAAGCAGTGCGGCAGGTGGGCTGAAGATGACAGTACACGGACTTGTCTGTGATATGACTGTTAGGGCAGCTAAGGAAGCTGCCTTTGGAGCGGGAGCAGTTATTAGTCAGATAACTGCGGGGGAGATGGATGAATATGATATAAAAAGACTGTTAGAAATAGACCCTAATATAATTCTTCTTGCAGGTGGGGTAGATTTTGGTGAAGAGGATATAGTTCTAAAAAATGCTCATAAGATAAGCAAAGCAGGCTTAAAGGTTCCTGTCATATATGCAGGTAATTCTACCTGCAGGGAAAAAATAAAAGATATCTTTGATGCAGCTAAAATACCTGTGATAGTTGTTGATAATGTTTATCCTGAATTGGATGAACTAAATATTACCCCGACTAGAAAAGCTATTCAAAAGGTTTTTCAGGAGCATATAATAAAGGGAGAAGGTATAGAAAAATTAAAAGAACTTACAGGGAAGAATATCATGCCTACGCCGGGTGCTGTTTTTGAAGGAGGGAACTTGCTGTATGAGCTAGTTGGAGACCTATTAATTATTGATGTAGGTGGAGCAACCACTGATGTTCATTCTTTTACAAACGGATCTATATTTTATGAAGATCTTTTAACATCTCCTGAACCTTTTTCAAAAAGAACTGTCGAAGGTGATCTAGGAGTTTATAAAAACGCAGTTAGTTTACTAGAGAAAATAAGGGAAACTGAAGAACTAAATCAGCTAGAAAGTGATATTGACTATGAGGAAACCTTTGGGTTTTTGGATAATTGGAGTTATATTCCACAAACTAAAGAAGAAGAGAAACTGCTAAATACCCTGACCTATGAAGCTGTTAATAGGGCCCTAAAAAGGCACTCTGGCAAAATAAAACATAGATATTCTGCTACCGGCAGAAAGAAGGTTATGGTTGGAAAAGATCTGACTGCAGTTAAATGGGTTGTTGGAACAGGTGGGGCTTTGACTTTGCAAAAAACTGGTAAAGATATACTCCGTCAAATCATAGATAGAAGTGGTAAAGATCATGATCATTACAATGATCAAGGCGGTGAAAATTTATTACCACCCAAAGATACAGAAGTTATTTTAGACAAAAATTATATTCTAGCAGCATCTGGAGTTGTAGGTAGAAGTAATAAAGACCTTGCTTTGAAAATATTAAAGAACTACTTTGTAGACACTTTAAATAAAAAGATGTATACTGGTAAAGTATACTAA
- the ord gene encoding 2,4-diaminopentanoate dehydrogenase: MENNKSNKGIRVAVMGFGAMGKELARLVEMKRGLKLECIISRNRERWAEGIEEGFSGELFYENIVDAFDETSPQLVLHATGSFIREVYPQLRRLLSSGVDVITIAEEMAYPFKKEPDLIAELEEICRKNRVTLLGTGINPGFVLDLLIITMTGACKEVESIEAKRVNDLSPFGPTVMRGQGVGTTVEQFEEGIKSGEIVGHVGFPESIEMIAAALGANLTRVEEYREPIVSNTTRETRYVKVEPGLVAGCNHVARGYTDKGEFIVLEHPQQIMPEVEGVSTGDFIKIKGIPDINMSIEPEIPGGIGTCSLTVNMIPQVFSAMPGVVSMKDLPVPAAISNRERITKH, from the coding sequence TTGGAAAACAATAAATCAAATAAAGGTATAAGAGTCGCAGTAATGGGTTTTGGCGCTATGGGAAAGGAGCTAGCAAGACTTGTAGAGATGAAACGAGGTTTAAAACTTGAGTGTATTATATCTAGAAATAGAGAAAGATGGGCAGAGGGGATTGAAGAAGGTTTTTCTGGGGAGTTATTTTATGAAAATATAGTAGATGCTTTTGATGAAACTTCACCTCAACTAGTCCTTCATGCTACGGGCTCTTTTATCAGGGAAGTATATCCACAGCTTAGAAGGCTTTTGTCTAGTGGAGTTGATGTGATAACTATAGCAGAAGAAATGGCATATCCCTTTAAAAAAGAACCTGATTTAATCGCTGAACTTGAGGAAATTTGTCGAAAAAACAGAGTGACCCTACTTGGTACTGGGATAAACCCTGGCTTTGTGCTGGATCTATTAATAATCACTATGACTGGGGCATGTAAAGAAGTTGAAAGTATTGAAGCCAAGAGGGTAAATGATTTATCGCCTTTTGGGCCTACGGTAATGAGAGGTCAGGGAGTAGGAACGACGGTTGAACAGTTTGAAGAAGGAATAAAAAGTGGTGAGATAGTTGGCCATGTTGGATTTCCTGAGAGTATTGAAATGATTGCAGCTGCACTTGGAGCTAATCTAACAAGGGTTGAAGAGTATAGAGAACCTATAGTTTCTAATACAACAAGAGAAACTCGCTATGTTAAGGTAGAGCCTGGTCTTGTTGCAGGATGCAATCATGTGGCTAGAGGATACACAGACAAAGGTGAGTTTATAGTTTTAGAACATCCTCAGCAGATAATGCCAGAAGTAGAAGGAGTAAGTACTGGAGATTTTATAAAAATAAAAGGTATACCTGACATAAATATGTCCATTGAACCTGAAATCCCTGGAGGTATAGGGACATGTTCATTAACAGTTAATATGATACCGCAGGTTTTTTCGGCTATGCCTGGAGTAGTGTCAATGAAAGACTTGCCTGTACCTGCTGCTATAAGTAACAGGGAGAGAATAACCAAGCATTGA
- a CDS encoding DNA internalization-related competence protein ComEC/Rec2 translates to MNLKGIGIFCSLGTIVGIILAREFDLAIYQIIYMVLVLLTSSLVVIFIIAADYRIKLKFCYLIVILIFALVSFLTANYRLDMLDSYDSLVDKEGVFIGEIRGVFSRGQNVEHYPLRIKSFNGEKSNTNINVRLSERISIIEEEGRYFPGDVLKIHGSLRSVPFATNPGEFDYRDYLFSRGKSYLIYPDDIEVVDAKFSLIRSGARLADHFKEVLASNLPERTYSWVSAVSFGDRSALNETDRENLQGAGAGHIAAVSGLHLSIIGMGLFSFLKKRSLEKKYAFFITFIVIWFYVTMVGFRPSVLRAGIMLTFFIVMELFKGSDNKKFFSSFDSLFFAFNFLLLLFPWYLYNLGFQLSFGATFFILLVYPYLGEIIDELRIKGLKISNYSYITEPIKVSFAALIGVFPLLLYHFSYASFGSLIISPFIAVILPLLIVLTFLGSFLAVFGPVSSLIFAVLNYVSTYLILIIDFAAQISPGLKESWTFLQVFSFYGIFLSLFYLFRSSMVISRLRGAFFCLGIFTVVFVSSFLYPLFGRELQVVFLDIGHGDSIYINTPNRNHILIDGGGVHDGSPIRDAGESIVVPFLESQNIDRLDIVVATHPHVDHFGGLREVIRNYDIKIVVLPDLVNDTPEYEELLYLIDKNQIQTLYVEEKMEIFLEEDLKIEILHPVKPYLIGTGSDLNNNSVVLRMSYEEMSLLFTGDLEEEGERLMLGLGERLRSDILKIGHHGSATSSTSEFLEAVSPVIGVISAGRNSPYGFPSKETLERLDENNILPLRTDQWGAVEIITKGEDIEINTFLDYKIN, encoded by the coding sequence GTGAATTTAAAAGGCATCGGTATATTTTGCTCTTTAGGTACTATAGTGGGAATAATCTTAGCTAGAGAATTTGATTTGGCAATATATCAGATTATTTACATGGTACTGGTGCTTTTAACTTCATCTTTAGTAGTGATTTTTATAATTGCAGCTGATTACAGAATTAAGCTTAAATTTTGTTATTTAATAGTTATTTTGATTTTCGCCCTTGTGTCATTTTTAACAGCTAACTACCGTCTGGATATGTTAGATTCTTATGATAGTTTAGTTGACAAAGAAGGCGTTTTTATCGGTGAGATAAGGGGAGTTTTTTCTCGAGGTCAAAACGTAGAACACTATCCACTTAGAATAAAATCATTTAACGGTGAAAAATCAAATACCAATATTAATGTAAGGCTAAGTGAAAGGATTAGTATTATTGAAGAAGAAGGCAGGTATTTTCCTGGAGATGTTTTAAAAATACACGGTTCACTTAGATCTGTACCTTTTGCGACTAATCCTGGTGAGTTTGATTACAGGGATTATTTGTTTAGCAGGGGTAAGAGCTATTTGATTTACCCGGATGACATTGAAGTTGTAGATGCCAAATTTAGTCTTATTAGGAGTGGGGCCAGGTTAGCAGATCATTTTAAAGAGGTATTAGCTAGCAATCTACCAGAAAGGACATATTCATGGGTGAGTGCTGTTAGCTTTGGTGATCGAAGTGCACTTAATGAGACCGATAGGGAAAACTTGCAGGGCGCTGGAGCAGGTCATATAGCAGCAGTTTCTGGACTTCATTTAAGTATTATTGGGATGGGTCTTTTTAGCTTTTTAAAGAAAAGAAGCCTTGAAAAGAAGTATGCTTTTTTTATAACATTTATTGTGATTTGGTTTTATGTGACAATGGTTGGTTTTAGACCTTCGGTGCTTCGAGCCGGTATAATGTTAACTTTTTTTATTGTTATGGAGCTTTTTAAGGGTAGTGACAACAAAAAGTTTTTCTCTTCCTTTGATTCGCTTTTTTTCGCATTTAATTTTCTTTTGCTGCTTTTTCCCTGGTATTTATACAATTTGGGGTTTCAGCTTTCCTTTGGTGCTACTTTTTTTATCCTGCTTGTGTATCCTTACTTAGGTGAGATTATTGATGAGCTAAGAATTAAAGGTCTAAAAATTAGTAATTATAGCTATATTACCGAACCTATTAAAGTCTCTTTCGCTGCCCTAATAGGCGTTTTCCCGCTTTTATTGTATCATTTTAGTTATGCTTCTTTTGGCAGTTTGATAATCTCTCCTTTTATTGCTGTTATTTTACCTTTGTTAATAGTCTTGACATTTTTAGGGTCTTTTCTTGCTGTGTTTGGGCCTGTTTCTTCTTTAATATTTGCAGTTTTGAATTATGTTAGTACATATTTGATTTTGATTATAGACTTTGCGGCACAAATCTCACCAGGTCTCAAGGAAAGCTGGACATTTTTGCAGGTTTTTAGCTTTTATGGTATATTTCTTTCCCTTTTTTATCTCTTTAGGTCTTCAATGGTTATATCAAGGCTTAGAGGAGCTTTTTTTTGTTTGGGTATTTTTACAGTTGTTTTTGTATCATCTTTTCTCTATCCACTTTTTGGACGTGAATTACAGGTCGTGTTTTTAGATATAGGGCACGGGGATAGTATTTATATTAATACTCCTAATCGTAATCATATCTTGATAGATGGGGGCGGGGTACATGATGGTTCTCCTATTAGAGATGCGGGTGAGAGTATTGTTGTGCCTTTTTTGGAGAGTCAAAATATCGATAGACTAGATATAGTAGTTGCTACCCATCCTCATGTAGATCACTTTGGGGGTCTTAGAGAGGTGATTAGAAACTATGATATTAAAATTGTTGTTCTTCCTGATCTAGTTAACGATACTCCAGAATATGAGGAACTTTTATATTTAATTGATAAAAATCAGATTCAAACGCTGTATGTTGAAGAAAAAATGGAGATTTTTTTAGAAGAAGATTTAAAAATAGAGATTTTACACCCGGTCAAACCTTATTTAATTGGGACCGGTTCTGACTTGAATAATAACTCGGTTGTTTTAAGAATGAGCTATGAGGAGATGTCCTTACTTTTTACAGGGGATTTGGAAGAAGAAGGGGAAAGATTAATGTTAGGTCTTGGGGAACGACTTAGAAGTGACATCTTAAAGATAGGCCATCATGGAAGTGCTACTTCTAGTACGTCTGAATTTTTAGAAGCTGTCTCTCCTGTTATTGGAGTTATCTCTGCAGGAAGGAACTCACCCTATGGCTTTCCTTCCAAGGAGACTCTGGAGAGACTGGATGAAAATAATATCCTGCCCCTTCGAACTGACCAGTGGGGAGCAGTGGAGATAATTACTAAAGGAGAAGATATAGAGATTAATACTTTTTTGGATTATAAAATTAATTGA
- the rnhA gene encoding ribonuclease HI: MKEVVIYTDGACSNNPGPGGWGAVLIWDSHKKEMSGSSEWTTNQRMEMMAAIEALKALKYPCKVKLHSDSAYLVNGFNQKWYENWQKNNWMTKSKKKVDNQDLWEELIELNNYHQIEWIKVKGHSDDELNNLCDKLAREAIPNKNK, translated from the coding sequence ATGAAGGAAGTAGTGATTTATACTGACGGGGCGTGTAGTAATAATCCTGGTCCCGGAGGCTGGGGGGCTGTTCTTATCTGGGATTCTCACAAAAAAGAGATGAGTGGTTCTTCAGAGTGGACAACCAATCAGCGGATGGAGATGATGGCTGCTATAGAGGCCCTTAAAGCCTTGAAATATCCCTGCAAGGTGAAATTACATAGTGATAGTGCTTATCTTGTAAATGGTTTTAACCAAAAATGGTATGAAAACTGGCAAAAAAACAATTGGATGACCAAGTCAAAGAAAAAGGTAGACAATCAAGATTTATGGGAGGAACTGATTGAATTAAATAATTATCACCAAATTGAGTGGATCAAGGTTAAAGGGCACAGTGATGATGAGCTAAATAATCTTTGTGATAAGCTTGCAAGAGAAGCCATCCCTAATAAGAATAAGTGA
- the selA gene encoding L-seryl-tRNA(Sec) selenium transferase, which produces MGKKLLRYIPPVHELLNQDEIKNLVDDYNRELVVEEINIQQEELRRELLSDVFNFSGDISVDIGVGIQSEDQEVLSEKNYRQILESLLIERVKNGLSQRTAERIKKVINATGTVIHTNMGRAPLAPEVCDELSEISRGYNNLELDLETGERGSRYTHIEDLITKLTGAEAALVVNNNAAAVMLVLNNLAKGKEVILSRGELVEIGGSFRVPDVMKQSGAILKEVGTTNKTHLKDYEEAINEETAMLLSVHTSNYRIIGFTEKPALDEMAKLARDNELPLVKDLGSGLLYKLEGYDEPTVNEVMSMGVDIATFSGDKLLGGPQSGIIVGKKEYIESLKKDQLTRALRMDKLTMKALETTLRLYLDFDKAKDKIPVLAALTAPLHELEAKANEIAAKLKEVLSDDFEIEVEPETSRVGGGAMPEVELPTKVVALKSSEETLEKLNENLRHNDPPIMLRFKKEKLLIDPRSLLEDDSEKLINAISQLTN; this is translated from the coding sequence ATGGGCAAAAAGCTATTAAGATATATTCCTCCTGTTCACGAACTGCTAAATCAGGATGAAATAAAAAACCTTGTCGATGATTACAATCGAGAGTTAGTTGTTGAGGAGATAAATATTCAACAGGAAGAGCTCCGTCGGGAATTGTTATCGGACGTGTTTAATTTCTCAGGAGATATATCAGTAGATATAGGTGTAGGGATTCAAAGTGAAGACCAAGAGGTGCTTTCTGAAAAAAATTACAGGCAAATCCTTGAAAGCTTATTGATTGAAAGAGTAAAAAATGGGCTTAGTCAAAGAACAGCCGAGCGGATTAAGAAAGTAATCAATGCGACGGGGACAGTAATCCATACAAATATGGGAAGAGCTCCGCTTGCTCCTGAAGTGTGTGATGAGTTATCAGAGATATCTAGAGGTTACAACAATCTTGAGCTAGACCTTGAGACCGGTGAAAGAGGCTCAAGATATACCCATATAGAAGATTTGATCACAAAGCTTACTGGAGCAGAGGCAGCCCTGGTGGTTAATAATAACGCTGCCGCTGTAATGCTCGTTCTTAATAATTTGGCCAAAGGCAAAGAGGTTATATTATCTCGGGGCGAGCTTGTTGAGATTGGTGGAAGTTTTAGGGTGCCTGATGTTATGAAACAAAGTGGTGCCATCCTTAAGGAAGTAGGTACTACAAATAAAACCCATCTTAAGGATTATGAAGAGGCAATTAATGAAGAGACTGCCATGCTATTAAGTGTTCATACATCAAATTATCGTATAATTGGTTTCACAGAAAAACCGGCTTTGGATGAAATGGCCAAATTAGCTCGTGATAATGAGCTTCCTCTTGTTAAGGACCTTGGAAGTGGTTTGTTATACAAATTAGAAGGTTATGATGAGCCTACCGTCAATGAAGTTATGTCTATGGGAGTAGATATTGCTACTTTTAGCGGTGACAAGCTTCTTGGTGGCCCTCAAAGCGGAATTATAGTAGGCAAAAAAGAATATATAGAAAGCCTCAAAAAAGATCAGCTTACAAGAGCCTTAAGAATGGATAAGCTGACTATGAAAGCACTTGAAACAACCCTCAGGTTGTATTTAGATTTTGATAAAGCAAAAGATAAGATTCCGGTTTTGGCAGCCCTGACAGCTCCACTACATGAATTAGAAGCTAAAGCAAATGAAATTGCTGCCAAATTAAAAGAGGTTTTAAGTGATGATTTTGAGATTGAAGTAGAGCCTGAGACTTCTAGAGTTGGAGGGGGAGCTATGCCGGAAGTGGAGCTTCCTACGAAGGTGGTTGCCTTAAAGAGTAGTGAAGAAACTTTAGAAAAGTTAAATGAAAATTTAAGACATAATGATCCTCCGATAATGCTTCGATTCAAAAAAGAAAAGCTCTTGATAGATCCTCGCTCTCTTTTAGAAGATGACAGCGAAAAGCTAATAAATGCTATTTCACAATTAACTAACTAG
- a CDS encoding ornithine aminomutase subunit alpha — MTHESNTSKDLEQKRKFEERRKKFAHMSEQEIENRFWMLLDGIVDPLVRLSNDYTSPSVERSVLLRMGFNSVEAAEIVEGCEKRGLLGKGAGHVVLKLAREKNIDIKTAGSELIEGRGFDEVMRIFGGEKLSVNVTNKLNR, encoded by the coding sequence TTGACTCACGAAAGCAATACAAGTAAAGATTTGGAGCAGAAGCGAAAATTTGAGGAGCGGAGAAAAAAATTTGCCCATATGTCAGAACAAGAAATAGAAAATAGATTTTGGATGCTTTTGGATGGGATTGTTGATCCGCTAGTTAGGTTATCTAATGATTATACTTCACCCTCGGTTGAAAGATCTGTCCTTTTAAGAATGGGCTTTAATAGTGTAGAAGCTGCCGAAATTGTTGAAGGCTGCGAAAAAAGAGGTTTGCTTGGTAAGGGTGCTGGGCATGTTGTTTTGAAATTGGCTAGAGAAAAAAATATTGATATAAAAACAGCCGGCAGCGAATTAATAGAAGGCAGAGGTTTTGATGAAGTTATGAGGATCTTCGGAGGTGAAAAACTAAGTGTCAATGTCACAAACAAACTTAATAGATAG